From Streptosporangium album, the proteins below share one genomic window:
- a CDS encoding glycerophosphodiester phosphodiesterase codes for MLQQPGPATADRRGPKPLVIGHRGASAHRPEHTLLSYETAIALGADYIEPDLVSTRDHVLVARHENEISGTTDVARHPEFADRRTAKEIDGLSVTGWFTEDFTLAELKTLRAEERVPELRPGNTVFNGLARIPTFDEIIRLAQRHGVGVYPETKHPGYFDSIGLSLEEPLLETLARYGWRGRHDPVFIQSFETANLRELRERTRLPLIQLITATGAPYDWTVAGDPRTYDTMVTPEGLREVADYADGIGVDTRRIVPTGPDGLLLEPTTLVDDARRAGLKVHAWTVRNENSQLPVDFRLGDPAHPVFPRATGNVMGWLERLYGLGLDGVFADDPGMARAVRERVF; via the coding sequence GTGTTGCAACAACCCGGACCCGCGACCGCCGACCGCCGTGGCCCCAAGCCCCTCGTCATCGGGCATCGGGGCGCCAGCGCCCACCGGCCCGAGCACACGCTGCTCTCCTACGAGACCGCGATCGCGCTCGGTGCCGACTACATCGAGCCCGACCTGGTCTCCACCAGGGACCACGTGCTGGTCGCCAGGCACGAGAACGAGATCTCCGGCACCACGGACGTCGCGAGACACCCCGAGTTCGCGGACCGCCGTACGGCCAAGGAGATCGACGGGCTCTCGGTGACCGGCTGGTTCACCGAGGACTTCACCCTCGCCGAGCTGAAGACGCTGAGGGCGGAGGAACGCGTCCCCGAACTGCGCCCGGGCAACACCGTCTTCAACGGTCTGGCGCGGATACCGACCTTCGACGAGATCATCCGGCTCGCGCAGCGCCACGGGGTCGGCGTCTATCCCGAGACCAAGCACCCCGGCTACTTCGATTCCATCGGGCTCTCCCTGGAGGAGCCGCTGCTGGAGACGCTCGCCCGGTACGGCTGGCGCGGGCGGCACGACCCGGTCTTCATCCAGTCGTTCGAGACCGCCAACCTGCGCGAGCTCAGGGAGCGGACCCGGCTGCCGCTGATCCAGCTCATCACCGCCACCGGCGCGCCGTACGACTGGACGGTGGCCGGAGACCCGCGCACCTACGACACCATGGTCACCCCGGAGGGGTTGCGCGAGGTGGCGGACTACGCGGACGGCATCGGCGTGGACACCCGGCGGATCGTGCCGACCGGCCCCGACGGCCTTCTCCTCGAGCCCACCACCCTCGTCGACGACGCCCGCCGGGCCGGTCTGAAGGTTCACGCCTGGACCGTCAGGAACGAGAACTCCCAGCTCCCGGTGGACTTCCGGCTCGGAGATCCCGCCCATCCCGTCTTCCCCCGTGCCACGGGCAACGTGATGGGCTGGCTGGAGAGGTTGTACGGGCTCGGCCTGGACGGCGTCTTCGCCGACGACCCGGGCATGGCCCGAGCCGTCAGGGAACGCGTGTTCTGA
- a CDS encoding CynX/NimT family MFS transporter, with protein MTDRGLRVSRILLIAGLILASLNLRPALAGVSPVLSEIMSDLGLSAAGGGAITTVMVVCLGVLAPLAPLLARRFGLDRTLLAGLLILAAGVVLRAAGNVPALYAGAAVAGTAIAIMNVVMPGVVKQHFPAQVGLFTSVYVSGLVLGAAIASGLTVPLEHATGYGWREVTAMAAIPACAAAVLWLPQALWPPAPAGNAPRPFRALLRTRVTWSVTAYMGLQSLTFYIMLAWIPTIFRDAGLPADQAGYLLGLTNLAQIAATLTVPVIAGRARSQVPHVTAAALLTIVGYAGVLVAPTAVPWLWMTVLGLGQGASIALALLIIALRAPDPTSVTALSAVAQSAGYVLAALGPFLVGALHQSSGGWTLPLLAGLGACSLQLVAGFLAGRPVPVAGAEDLVSTR; from the coding sequence ATGACTGATCGAGGACTCAGAGTGTCGCGGATCCTGTTGATCGCGGGGTTGATACTCGCCTCGCTCAACCTCAGGCCCGCTCTGGCAGGTGTCTCCCCGGTCCTGAGTGAGATCATGTCCGACCTCGGGCTGAGCGCGGCCGGTGGCGGTGCCATCACCACGGTGATGGTGGTCTGCCTGGGCGTCCTGGCCCCACTCGCCCCGCTGCTGGCCCGCCGGTTCGGCCTGGACCGCACGCTGCTGGCCGGGCTGCTGATCCTCGCCGCGGGCGTGGTGCTGCGTGCCGCCGGAAACGTTCCCGCGCTCTACGCGGGGGCGGCCGTGGCGGGCACGGCCATCGCCATCATGAACGTGGTGATGCCGGGCGTCGTCAAGCAGCACTTCCCCGCGCAGGTCGGCCTGTTCACCTCGGTGTACGTCTCCGGCCTCGTGCTGGGCGCCGCCATCGCGTCGGGGCTGACGGTACCGCTGGAGCACGCCACCGGATACGGCTGGCGCGAGGTGACCGCGATGGCCGCGATCCCGGCGTGCGCGGCGGCCGTGCTCTGGCTGCCCCAGGCGTTGTGGCCCCCCGCGCCCGCGGGGAACGCGCCCAGGCCGTTCCGCGCGCTGCTGCGCACCCGGGTGACCTGGTCCGTCACCGCCTACATGGGCCTTCAGTCGCTCACCTTCTACATCATGCTGGCCTGGATACCCACGATCTTCCGTGACGCGGGCCTCCCCGCCGACCAGGCGGGCTACCTGCTCGGCCTCACCAATCTGGCGCAGATCGCCGCCACCCTCACGGTCCCGGTCATCGCCGGCAGGGCCCGGTCGCAGGTGCCGCACGTGACGGCGGCGGCCCTGCTCACCATCGTGGGATACGCCGGTGTGCTGGTCGCGCCGACCGCCGTTCCGTGGCTGTGGATGACCGTTCTGGGCCTGGGGCAGGGCGCCTCGATCGCGCTCGCCCTGCTGATCATCGCACTGCGTGCTCCCGACCCCACCTCGGTCACCGCGCTGTCGGCCGTCGCGCAGTCCGCCGGATACGTGCTGGCGGCGCTCGGCCCGTTTCTGGTCGGCGCGCTCCATCAGAGCTCGGGCGGCTGGACGCTGCCTCTGCTGGCCGGGCTCGGTGCGTGCTCGCTCCAACTGGTCGCCGGGTTCCTGGCGGGACGGCCGGTGCCGGTCGCCGGAGCGGAGGATCTCGTGTCAACCAGGTGA
- a CDS encoding LacI family DNA-binding transcriptional regulator, which yields MTDSVRGRPTMKDVAAAAGVALKTVSRVVNEEPGVNPATAGRVLSAIERLGYRRNESARVLRRGRTATVGLVIEDVGDPFYSGISRAVEEVALRHGSLVLSGSSGEEPPRERELVLTFCSRRVDGLIIVPAGTDHGYLRPELDAGIAAVFADRPGGLDVDTVFCDNRGGAHTGVTHLIRYGHRRIAFLGDRPSIFTAAERLYGYRRALDDAGLPADESLVAMGPPEQAGPALERMLSGDDPPTAVFTGNGRITVAVLRGGHRLAMVGFDDFELADLLVPGVTVVAQDPSRLGRTAAELLFRRIDGEPGPARRIELPTRLIPRGSGELRP from the coding sequence GTGACAGACAGCGTCCGCGGACGCCCCACCATGAAAGACGTCGCGGCGGCGGCCGGGGTGGCGCTCAAGACCGTCTCCCGGGTCGTCAACGAGGAGCCCGGGGTCAACCCCGCCACCGCCGGACGGGTCCTGTCCGCCATCGAACGGCTCGGCTACCGGCGCAACGAGAGCGCCCGCGTGCTGCGCAGGGGCCGGACCGCGACCGTCGGCCTGGTGATCGAGGACGTGGGCGACCCGTTCTACTCCGGGATCAGTCGCGCGGTCGAGGAGGTGGCGCTCCGGCACGGCTCACTGGTGCTCAGCGGCTCCTCCGGGGAGGAACCGCCACGCGAGCGGGAGCTCGTCCTCACCTTCTGCTCCCGCCGGGTGGACGGCCTGATCATCGTGCCGGCCGGGACCGACCACGGATACCTCAGACCCGAGCTCGACGCGGGCATCGCCGCCGTCTTCGCCGACCGGCCGGGCGGGCTGGACGTGGACACCGTGTTCTGCGACAACCGGGGCGGGGCTCACACCGGGGTCACCCACCTGATCCGGTACGGCCACCGCCGCATCGCCTTCCTCGGCGACCGGCCGTCCATCTTCACCGCGGCCGAGCGCCTGTACGGCTACCGCCGTGCCCTGGACGACGCGGGCCTGCCCGCCGACGAGTCCCTGGTCGCGATGGGCCCGCCGGAGCAGGCCGGGCCCGCGCTGGAGCGGATGCTCTCCGGCGACGACCCGCCCACCGCGGTGTTCACCGGCAACGGCCGGATCACCGTGGCCGTGCTGCGCGGCGGGCACAGGCTCGCCATGGTCGGCTTCGACGACTTCGAGCTCGCCGACCTGCTGGTGCCCGGGGTGACCGTGGTGGCCCAGGACCCCTCCCGCCTCGGCCGGACCGCGGCCGAGCTACTCTTCCGCCGCATCGACGGTGAGCCGGGTCCCGCCCGCCGGATCGAGCTGCCGACCCGCCTCATCCCCCGCGGCTCGGGCGAGCTCCGGCCGTGA
- a CDS encoding carbohydrate ABC transporter permease has protein sequence MTVTETRSPSAQVRDPGGRARRRAGWTRGVRLTLLIAFLVVFLIPVYVLLVTSFKPLTEADPGRAWALPEVWTLQPWRVAWEKLAPGIWNSVLLAVPGALISAVLGSMNGYVLSKWRFPGADVLFTLFLFGMFIPYQGVMIPLVQLLVKFNEITQDLTGVPGVFYGAIPGLLLTHVVYGIPICTLIFRNYYVTIPDELIEASRVDGAGMLRTYWSVVLPVSGPAFAVVIIWQFTSMWNDFLFAVFLTGPQSWPTTVMLNNIAGAQTVPYSQQMAAALLASIPTMVIYVLLGRFFMRGLMAGALKG, from the coding sequence ATGACGGTCACGGAGACACGGTCACCTTCCGCGCAGGTGCGGGACCCGGGCGGCCGTGCCAGGCGGCGGGCGGGCTGGACGCGCGGTGTCCGGCTGACCCTGCTGATCGCCTTCCTGGTGGTCTTCCTGATCCCGGTCTACGTGCTGCTGGTCACCAGCTTCAAGCCGCTGACCGAGGCCGACCCCGGCCGGGCCTGGGCACTGCCGGAGGTGTGGACGCTCCAGCCGTGGCGGGTGGCGTGGGAGAAGCTCGCGCCCGGCATATGGAACAGCGTGCTGCTGGCCGTACCCGGTGCGCTGATCTCCGCCGTCCTGGGCTCCATGAACGGCTACGTGCTGTCGAAATGGCGCTTCCCCGGCGCCGACGTGCTGTTCACGCTGTTCCTGTTCGGCATGTTCATCCCCTACCAGGGCGTCATGATCCCGCTGGTCCAGCTCCTGGTGAAGTTCAACGAGATCACCCAGGACCTCACCGGGGTGCCGGGCGTCTTCTACGGCGCGATCCCGGGGCTGCTCCTCACCCACGTGGTCTACGGCATCCCGATCTGCACACTGATCTTCCGCAACTACTACGTCACCATCCCGGACGAGCTCATCGAGGCCTCCCGGGTGGACGGCGCGGGGATGCTGCGTACCTACTGGTCGGTGGTGCTGCCGGTCTCCGGGCCCGCGTTCGCGGTGGTGATCATCTGGCAGTTCACCTCGATGTGGAACGACTTCCTGTTCGCCGTCTTCCTGACCGGCCCGCAGAGCTGGCCCACCACGGTGATGCTCAACAACATCGCCGGAGCCCAGACCGTCCCCTACAGCCAGCAGATGGCCGCGGCCCTGCTCGCCTCCATCCCCACAATGGTGATCTACGTCCTGCTCGGCCGGTTCTTCATGCGCGGCCTCATGGCCGGAGCGCTGAAGGGCTGA
- a CDS encoding carbohydrate ABC transporter permease has product MTRVRRWLPGLLLVTPSIIAIAVFVYGMLGWNFRLAMTDKHDEVSEGSFVGLENFVSLWDQKRWGISVNHAIVFTVVFVAGALVLGWLLAFLMEKGIRGEGTFRTIYLFPMAISFVATGVVWRWLMNSGQDERAVGLNRLFDSLGLDFLQWEWFRNPDWGMAAMAIPAIWQMSGYVMALFLAGFRGVPEDLREAARVDGCTEWQVYRHIVLPLLRPVTLSALIILGHISLKVFDLIMAVSGKQIITDVPAVFMWVAVFDSHDPAKGATIASYIVLAVSLFVIPYLVWTLRKERRP; this is encoded by the coding sequence GTGACACGGGTGCGCAGATGGCTGCCGGGGTTGCTGCTGGTCACGCCGTCGATCATCGCCATCGCGGTCTTCGTGTACGGCATGCTCGGCTGGAACTTCCGGCTGGCCATGACAGACAAGCACGACGAGGTCTCCGAGGGGAGCTTCGTCGGCCTGGAGAACTTCGTCTCGCTCTGGGACCAGAAGCGGTGGGGCATCTCGGTCAACCACGCGATCGTCTTCACCGTGGTGTTCGTGGCCGGAGCGCTGGTGCTGGGCTGGTTGCTGGCGTTCCTGATGGAGAAGGGGATCAGGGGCGAGGGGACCTTCCGGACGATCTACCTGTTCCCGATGGCGATCTCGTTCGTGGCGACCGGGGTGGTCTGGCGCTGGCTGATGAACTCCGGCCAGGACGAGCGGGCGGTCGGGCTGAACCGGCTGTTCGACAGCCTGGGTCTGGACTTCCTGCAGTGGGAGTGGTTCCGGAATCCGGACTGGGGGATGGCGGCCATGGCCATCCCGGCAATCTGGCAAATGTCTGGATATGTCATGGCGTTGTTCCTGGCGGGCTTCCGGGGCGTCCCCGAGGACCTCAGGGAGGCCGCCCGGGTGGACGGCTGCACCGAGTGGCAGGTCTACCGGCACATCGTGCTGCCGCTGCTCCGCCCGGTGACGCTGTCCGCGCTGATCATCCTCGGCCACATCTCGCTGAAGGTCTTCGACCTGATCATGGCGGTCTCCGGCAAGCAGATCATCACCGACGTCCCCGCCGTGTTCATGTGGGTCGCGGTCTTCGACTCCCACGACCCGGCCAAGGGGGCCACCATCGCGTCCTACATCGTGCTCGCGGTGAGCCTCTTCGTCATCCCCTACCTGGTCTGGACCCTTCGCAAGGAGAGGCGGCCATGA
- a CDS encoding ABC transporter substrate-binding protein, with translation MRRRWMAAVAVTVAGLLTLTACGDGGGAAQSPQADAKKKVEVFSWWTGPGEADGLKAMKEIFEKQNTGLTFFDAAVAGGSGDKARALLATKLQADTPPDTFQGHAGAELQGYIKAGDLEPVNFLYDELKLKEVFPQQLIDQISVEGKIYSVPVNIHRSNVMWFNPGVLKEAGVAEVPKTIEEFVAALEKVKKTGKIPLAIGSEWTMVHLLESVLLGSLGTDAYNQLWTAKSDWSGPAMTKALNDFKTILSYAGDPADDWQPAAKQVADGEAAFTIMGDWAYGYFHNPPDGGLGKTSKTDFDWAPSPGTGGTFMWLSDSFTLPKGAPNRDGAVAWLKVAASKEGQDAFNPKKGSIPARKDADTSLYTDYLADALKDWGSNKLAGSIQHGVNVNDAWRVSINEAVGLFHEDRDVAALQTALVEAAKNSGQ, from the coding sequence ATGCGACGACGGTGGATGGCGGCCGTCGCGGTCACCGTGGCAGGCCTGCTCACCCTGACCGCCTGTGGTGACGGCGGTGGTGCCGCGCAGAGCCCGCAGGCTGACGCGAAGAAGAAGGTCGAGGTCTTCTCCTGGTGGACCGGACCAGGCGAGGCCGACGGCCTGAAGGCCATGAAGGAGATCTTCGAGAAACAGAACACCGGTCTGACGTTCTTCGACGCGGCCGTGGCGGGTGGTTCCGGCGACAAGGCCCGTGCCCTGCTGGCCACCAAGTTGCAGGCCGACACGCCGCCGGACACCTTCCAGGGGCACGCGGGCGCGGAACTTCAGGGCTACATCAAGGCCGGTGACCTGGAGCCGGTCAATTTCCTCTACGACGAGCTCAAGCTGAAGGAGGTCTTCCCGCAGCAGTTGATCGACCAGATCAGCGTGGAAGGGAAGATCTACTCGGTCCCGGTCAACATCCACCGCTCCAACGTGATGTGGTTCAACCCCGGTGTGCTCAAGGAGGCGGGCGTCGCCGAGGTCCCCAAGACGATCGAGGAGTTCGTCGCGGCCCTGGAGAAGGTCAAGAAGACGGGCAAGATCCCGCTCGCGATCGGCTCCGAGTGGACCATGGTGCACCTGCTGGAGAGCGTGCTGCTCGGCTCCCTCGGCACCGACGCCTACAACCAGCTCTGGACCGCGAAGTCCGACTGGTCGGGCCCGGCCATGACCAAGGCGCTGAACGACTTCAAGACGATCCTGTCCTACGCCGGCGACCCGGCCGACGACTGGCAGCCCGCCGCCAAGCAGGTGGCCGACGGTGAGGCCGCGTTCACGATCATGGGCGACTGGGCCTACGGCTACTTCCACAACCCGCCGGACGGCGGCCTGGGCAAGACGTCCAAGACCGACTTCGACTGGGCGCCCTCGCCCGGCACCGGCGGCACCTTCATGTGGCTGTCGGACAGCTTCACCCTGCCCAAGGGCGCGCCGAACCGCGACGGGGCGGTGGCCTGGCTGAAGGTGGCGGCGAGCAAGGAGGGCCAGGACGCCTTCAACCCCAAGAAGGGGTCCATCCCGGCCCGCAAGGACGCCGACACCTCCCTCTACACCGACTACCTCGCCGACGCGCTGAAGGACTGGGGGAGCAACAAGCTCGCCGGGTCCATCCAGCACGGCGTCAACGTCAACGACGCCTGGCGTGTCTCGATCAACGAGGCGGTCGGCCTGTTCCACGAGGACAGGGACGTGGCGGCGCTCCAGACCGCGCTGGTCGAGGCCGCCAAGAACTCGGGTCAGTGA
- a CDS encoding AMP-binding protein, whose translation MRPTSSIKGTVTEAVFGCAYERGDRPALIDLDAGVVYGHRRLADEVTRGASGLVRRGARRRQVAGIHVDNAAAQTLAVHTVIAAGGVAAPVGSGSGEMAALLARWDARLLITTPDLADASLQAAEDSRVRQVIAFGQARDTVDFADLLLLDPGPLPLFDPSVQPALLTEDEGLFTHHDLITRMRDLDRIAVLERSDVLLVTWPLTGSALAMTTLVGLALMRGALVVVAPGLSPLELSATIHDFGVTVMALLDGAVQRV comes from the coding sequence ATGAGACCCACCTCCTCCATCAAGGGCACCGTCACCGAGGCGGTGTTCGGGTGCGCGTACGAGCGGGGTGACCGGCCCGCGCTGATCGATCTCGACGCGGGAGTCGTGTACGGCCACCGCCGCCTGGCCGACGAGGTGACGCGGGGGGCCTCAGGGCTGGTCAGACGGGGTGCCCGGCGACGCCAGGTGGCGGGGATCCACGTGGACAACGCCGCAGCGCAGACCTTGGCGGTGCACACCGTCATCGCGGCCGGCGGGGTGGCGGCCCCGGTCGGGTCCGGCAGCGGCGAGATGGCCGCGCTGCTGGCCCGGTGGGACGCCCGGCTGCTCATCACGACCCCTGATCTGGCGGATGCGTCGTTGCAGGCCGCCGAGGACTCCAGGGTCCGGCAGGTGATCGCCTTCGGCCAGGCGCGCGACACGGTCGACTTCGCCGACCTGCTGCTGCTCGACCCCGGTCCGCTGCCCCTGTTCGATCCGTCCGTCCAGCCCGCCCTGCTGACCGAGGACGAGGGCCTGTTCACCCATCATGACCTGATCACCCGCATGCGGGATCTGGACAGGATCGCCGTGCTGGAGAGGTCGGACGTCCTGCTGGTGACCTGGCCCCTGACGGGCAGCGCTCTGGCCATGACGACCCTGGTCGGGCTGGCGCTGATGCGCGGCGCGCTGGTCGTGGTGGCCCCCGGCCTCTCACCCCTCGAACTGTCGGCGACCATCCACGACTTCGGTGTCACCGTCATGGCCCTGCTCGACGGAGCCGTCCAGCGCGTCTAG
- a CDS encoding ATP-binding protein — protein MTQDTAHVPLPGGAPLTGGNLPLEPNAFVGREGDVEELVELLGVARLVTLCGAGGIGKSRLAIRVAAQVAAEFSGGVWLVELAEAVRGDLIAPRVAAVLGVKAEPSRPLADTLIDALGNRNLLLIIDNCESLIEESARFCRAVLTVCPRVRVLTTSREPLRVAGETVWRVPPLTLPRTDVHDPTGGEAVRLFVDRAAAASRGFAVTEQNTAEIAGLCEALDGMPLAIELAAALCRALTVEQIHARLQDRFRLLSTGDRMAPARHQTLRATVDWSYQQLKEPERILLRRLAVFTGGWTLEAAEQVCAGDGLWGDDILSVLCDLVDKSLVLADAEVAGETRYRMLETIRQYAAEQLDTSGEEAALRRLHRDHMIEIAGRIHQTIVRRPRPTWAEISPMLILLDELQANVWAAVRWSAEADDPESALHLLVLLRWPIIAGGRFTPADEWLDRLLAWEPAELTPSVRADALVLRGQVAFGQGDPGTAQAACTAAAELCRATGLHGPLSGALAILAWVAIYQRRPERARSFLDKALEAVHRVDDPWHEMVVRSMEGTFALSEGRAKESRRSFEAALAIAHELDNHWAAPVALIGLAQVAWLRGDLAEARTYYEQALNLLQDITAHWQTITCLSGLGRIALAQGDLVTARIRLIESLRLCQGTGQRLGVARRIETLAQLALAEEDDRRAVRLAGASAAIRSAMSGAVLPSGFGARMEELLQPARMRLGDALVAQLWAHGQELSQEQAVRYALQGEEQSDVPMMAGRHPAAAPLTTLTGREWEIAGLVARGLSNKAIADELVISPATAARHVANILAKLGFSSRTQVATWVIEQNRS, from the coding sequence ATGACACAGGACACCGCGCACGTGCCCCTTCCCGGAGGTGCCCCCCTTACCGGTGGCAATCTTCCTCTTGAGCCCAACGCCTTCGTCGGCCGCGAGGGTGACGTGGAGGAGCTCGTCGAGTTGCTGGGCGTCGCCCGGCTGGTGACCCTGTGCGGAGCGGGCGGCATCGGTAAGAGCAGACTGGCGATCCGGGTGGCCGCCCAGGTGGCGGCGGAGTTCTCCGGCGGCGTCTGGCTGGTGGAGCTGGCGGAGGCCGTGCGCGGCGACCTGATCGCCCCCCGGGTCGCCGCCGTGCTCGGTGTGAAGGCAGAGCCGTCGCGTCCCCTGGCCGACACGCTGATCGACGCGCTCGGCAACCGGAACCTGTTGCTGATCATCGACAACTGCGAGTCGCTCATCGAGGAGTCGGCCCGGTTCTGCCGGGCGGTGCTCACCGTCTGCCCGCGGGTGCGCGTGCTCACCACCAGCCGGGAGCCGCTGCGGGTGGCGGGGGAGACCGTGTGGCGGGTGCCGCCCCTCACGCTGCCCCGGACCGACGTCCACGATCCCACCGGCGGCGAGGCCGTGCGTCTCTTCGTCGACCGTGCCGCCGCCGCCTCGCGCGGGTTCGCCGTCACCGAGCAGAACACCGCCGAGATCGCAGGTCTGTGCGAGGCGCTCGACGGGATGCCGCTCGCCATCGAGCTGGCCGCCGCGCTGTGCAGGGCGCTGACCGTGGAGCAGATCCACGCCCGGCTCCAGGACAGGTTCCGGCTGCTGTCCACCGGCGACAGGATGGCCCCGGCCAGGCACCAGACGCTCCGCGCGACCGTCGACTGGAGCTACCAGCAGCTCAAGGAGCCCGAGCGGATCCTGCTGCGGAGGCTGGCGGTGTTCACCGGGGGATGGACGCTTGAGGCGGCCGAGCAGGTCTGCGCGGGCGACGGCCTGTGGGGCGACGACATCCTGAGCGTACTCTGCGACCTGGTCGACAAGTCCCTGGTGCTGGCGGACGCGGAGGTCGCGGGTGAGACGCGCTACCGGATGCTGGAGACGATCCGCCAGTACGCCGCCGAGCAGCTCGACACCTCCGGCGAGGAGGCGGCGCTGAGGCGGCTGCACCGGGACCACATGATCGAGATCGCCGGCCGCATCCACCAGACCATCGTCCGGCGCCCCCGTCCGACCTGGGCGGAGATCTCCCCGATGCTGATCCTGCTGGACGAGCTGCAGGCCAACGTGTGGGCGGCGGTGCGCTGGTCGGCCGAGGCGGACGACCCGGAGAGCGCGCTGCACCTGCTGGTCCTGCTCCGCTGGCCGATCATCGCCGGCGGCCGGTTCACCCCCGCAGACGAGTGGCTGGACCGTCTGCTGGCATGGGAGCCGGCGGAGCTGACGCCGAGCGTGCGCGCCGACGCCCTCGTGCTGCGCGGGCAGGTGGCCTTCGGCCAGGGCGACCCCGGCACCGCGCAGGCCGCCTGTACGGCGGCGGCCGAGCTGTGCCGGGCGACGGGCCTGCACGGACCGCTGAGCGGGGCGCTCGCCATCCTCGCCTGGGTGGCCATCTACCAGCGGCGGCCCGAACGGGCCAGATCCTTCCTGGACAAGGCGCTGGAGGCCGTGCACCGGGTCGACGACCCGTGGCATGAGATGGTGGTCCGCTCCATGGAGGGGACGTTCGCGCTGTCCGAGGGCCGGGCCAAGGAGTCGCGGCGGTCCTTCGAGGCCGCCCTCGCCATAGCGCACGAGCTCGACAACCACTGGGCGGCCCCGGTCGCGCTCATCGGCCTGGCACAGGTCGCCTGGCTCCGGGGCGATCTGGCGGAGGCCCGCACCTACTACGAGCAGGCCCTCAACCTGCTCCAGGACATCACCGCCCACTGGCAGACCATCACCTGCCTGTCGGGGCTGGGCCGGATCGCCCTGGCCCAGGGAGATCTCGTCACCGCGCGGATCAGGCTGATCGAGAGCCTGCGGCTCTGCCAGGGGACGGGCCAGCGGCTCGGCGTGGCCCGGCGGATCGAGACGCTCGCGCAGCTCGCGCTGGCCGAGGAGGACGACCGCAGGGCGGTGCGCCTGGCGGGAGCCTCCGCCGCGATCCGGAGCGCGATGAGCGGCGCCGTTCTCCCGTCCGGCTTCGGCGCGCGGATGGAGGAGCTGCTCCAGCCGGCCCGGATGCGGCTCGGTGACGCGCTGGTCGCCCAGCTCTGGGCGCACGGGCAGGAGCTGTCGCAGGAGCAGGCGGTCCGTTACGCGCTGCAGGGCGAGGAGCAGTCGGACGTGCCCATGATGGCGGGCAGGCACCCGGCTGCGGCCCCGCTCACCACGCTCACCGGCAGGGAATGGGAGATCGCCGGCCTGGTCGCCAGAGGGTTGAGCAACAAGGCCATCGCCGACGAGCTGGTGATCAGCCCCGCGACCGCGGCCCGGCACGTGGCCAACATCCTGGCCAAGCTCGGCTTCTCCTCGCGCACCCAGGTGGCCACCTGGGTGATCGAGCAGAACCGCAGTTGA